One segment of Brassica napus cultivar Da-Ae chromosome C3, Da-Ae, whole genome shotgun sequence DNA contains the following:
- the LOC106426292 gene encoding protein BONZAI 2, which translates to MGSCWSDGSGRGGGMVGVGGNTSSSAAAGGYASPNDAVDYYLKSRGFNGLFSQIELSFSASNLRDRDVTSKSDAMVVVFTKGRDGTLSESFRSEVVLNSLNPKWIKKFNIRYQFEVVQTLLFRIYDIDTQFQNSKEEMLKLDEQQFLGEATCTLSEVITKSNRTVALELTRKEGTQPQNHGKLIVHAEESLASKTTTEIVFRCLNLESMDHFSKSDPFLVISKIVEHGAPIPVSKTEVLKNESNPVWKPVSLSVQQVGSKDTPLVIECLDFNGNGNHNLIGKVQKSLADLEKLHLSGQGINLFLPTGVGHKHEDRALKSQLFVDKFTETVQHTFLEYLASGFELNFMVAIDFTASNGNPRLPDSLHYIDPTGRLNAYQRAIVEVGEVLQFYDTDKRFPAWGFGARPIDIPVSHCFNLNGSSTYCEVDGIQGIMNAYNGALFNVSFAGPTLFGPVIKAAATIASESLAQNAKRYYVLLIITDGVITDLQETKDALVSASDLPLSILIVGVGGADYKEMEVLDGDKGERLESSSGRVASRDIVQFVALRDMQYGEVSVVEALLAELPSQFLTYMRNRNITPTSITTSAS; encoded by the exons ATGGGAAGCTGCTGGTCCGATGGTAGTGGCCGCGGTGGTGGAATGGTCGGTGTCGGCGGGAACACTTCCTCCTCCGCTGCCGCCGGCGGTTACGCTAGTCCAAACGACGCCGTTGACTACTACCTCAAGTCTCGCGGCTTCAACGGCCTCTTCTCTCAGATCGAG CTATCGTTCTCCGCTTCAAACTTGCGAGACCGGGACGTGACTTCAAAG AGCGATGCAATGGTGGTTGTTTTTACAAAAGGAAGAGACGGAACACTTTCCGAATCGTTCCGTAGCGAAGTCGTTTTGaactctttgaatcctaaatgGATTAAGAAGTTTAATATCCGTTATCAGTTCGAGGTTGTGCAGACTTTGCT GTTTCGTATTTACGATATTGACACTCAGTTTCAAAACTCAAAGGAGGAG atGCTTAAGCTAGACGAACAGCAGTTTCTCGGTGAGGCAACATGTACATTGTCTGAGGTTATCACAAAATCAAATAGGACGGTTGCTTTGGAACTCACGCGTAAAGAAGGGACTCAGCCACAGAACCATGGGAAGCTTATAGTCCATGCTGAGGAGTCTCTAGCTTCCAAGACCACTACAGAGATTGTTTTTAGGTGCTTGAATTTGGAATCAATGGATCATTTCTCCAAAAGT GATCCGTTTCTGGTTATATCTAAGATTGTGGAGCACGGTGCTCCAATCCCTGTATCGAAAACCGAAGTCTTGAAGAATGAATCCAATCCGGTTTGGAAACCAGTCTCTCTAAGTGTTCAACAAGTTGGGAGTAAG GACACCCCACTGGTAATAGAGTGCCTAGACTTTAATGGCAACGGCAACCACAATCTTATCGG AAAAGTTCAGAAGTCACTTGCGGATTTAGAAAAGCTTCATTTGAGTGGCCAAGGAATCAATTTGTTCTTACCTACTGGTGTTGGACATAAACATGAGGACAGG GCGTTAAAGAGTCAGCTTTTCGTGGACAAGTTTACTGAAACTGTTCAGCATACGTTCCTAGAATACTTGGCTTCTGGATTTGAACTGAACTTCATGGTGGCAATTGATTTTACAG CTTCAAATGGAAACCCTCGCCTCCCTGATTCCTTGCATTACATTGACCCCACAGGACGATTAAATGCCTACCAGAGA GCAATTGTGGAAGTTGGAGAAGTGTTGCAGTTCTATGACACTGACAAACGCTTTCCAGCGTGGGGCTTTGGAGCTCGTCCTATAGACATCCCAGTTTCACATTGCTTTAACCTAAACGGAAGCAGTACTTACTGTGAG GTAGATGGGATTCAAGGTATCATGAATGCATACAATGGTGCTCTCTTCAACGTCTCTTTTGCTGGGCCTACTCTCTTTGGTCCCGTGATCAAAGCTGCTGCAACAATAGCAAGCGAGTCACTCGCTCAAAATGCAAAGAGATATTACGTCTTGTTGATAATCACT GATGGAGTAATAACAGATCTGCAAGAGACGAAAGACGCATTGGTCAGTGCATCAGATCTGCCATTATCAATCCTCATCGTTGGAGTAGGAGGAGCTGACTATAAAGAAATGGAG GTGCTAGATGGAGACAAAGGAGAGAGATTAGAAAGCTCGAGCGGTCGTGTAGCGTCACGTGATATAGTCCAGTTCGTTGCATTACGAGACATGCAAT ATGGAGAGGTCTCAGTGGTAGAAGCGTTACTAGCGGAATTGCCTTCACAGTTTTTAACGTACATGAGAAACCGTAATATCACTCCCACAAGTATTACCACCTCCGCTTCTTGA
- the LOC106426331 gene encoding RHOMBOID-like protein 3 produces MAVGDNPENGENGSDDGDRSRIGPSPIPSPLSSWLVPLFVVTNVTLFSIAMFVNNCPKHSESHHSPNHHCVARFLGRLSFEPLRNNPLFGPSSRTLVKLGSLEWCRVVKEREAWRLFTCIWLHAGVIHLVANMISLLFVGIRLEQQFGFVRIGVIYVTSGVGGSVLSSLFIRNGVSVGASGALFGLLGSMLSEILTNWTIYSNKVVALLTLLFVIVINLALGILPHVDNMGHLGGFVVGFLLGFVLLARPQFKWLAREHIPEGRHLTSKYKPYQYILRLISLALLISGFVVALVMLFRGEEGNVHCRWCRYLRCIPTSKWSCEDVR; encoded by the exons ATGGCCGTAGGAGACAATCCGGAGAACGGAGAGAACGGAAGCGACGACGGTGACCGGAGCAGAATCGGACCGTCGCCTATTCCATCACCGTTGTCGTCGTGGCTGGTTCCATTGTTCGTCGTAACCAACGTGACACTCTTCTCCATCGCGATGTTCGTCAACAACTGCCCTAAGCATTCGGAGTCTCATCATTCTCCCAACCACCACTGCGTCGCCAGGTTCCTCGGGAGACTCTCCTTCGAGCCTCTCCGGAACAATCCTCTCTTCGGTCCCTCTTCTCGCAC ATTGGTGAAGTTAGGATCACTTGAGTGGTGCAGAGTCGTGAAAGAGCGTGAAGCTTGGCGTCTCTTTACATGTATATGGTTACACGCTGGTGTTATTCATCTTGTGGCTAATATGATCAGTCTCCTCTTCGTCGGTATTCGCCTTGAGCAGCAGTTTGGTTTCG TTAGGATTGGAGTTATATACGTAACATCAGGAGTAGGAGGAAGCGTATTGTCTTCTCTCTTTATCAGAAACGGCGTCTCTGTTGGAGCTTCTGGTGCTCTCTTTGGACTTCTTGGCTCAATGCTTTCCGAGATTCTTACCAACTGGACTATCTACTCTAACAAG gtTGTAGCACTCTTGACGCTTTTGTTTGTCATTGTGATAAACTTGGCCCTTGGGATACTACCTCACGTTGATAATATGGGTCATCTGGGTGGGTTTGTAGTTGGGTTTCTCCTCGGTTTTGTTCTGCTGGCTCGTCCTCAGTTCAAGTGGTTAGCTAGAGAGCATATTCCAGAAGGCAGACATCTGACGTCTAAGTACAAGCCTTACCAATACATATTGAGGCTCATTTCTTTGGCTCTATTGATCTCCGG GTTTGTGGTGGCGCTGGTGATGCTATTCAGAGGAGAAGAAGGTAATGTTCACTGCCGCTGGTGTCGCTACCTACGATGTATCCCCACTTCAAAATGGAGTTGTGAAGACGTTAGATAA
- the LOC106426401 gene encoding protein IQ-DOMAIN 24 — protein sequence MGFFRRLFGSKKQEKTTHTKNKSKKWSFTTRSSNPTSSSHPSKRRTDEEILDADKHAIAVAAATAAVAEAALAAAHAAAEVVRLTGRGGGRTSSVTQANRNNRRLAQEYVAAGKIQSAFRGYLARRALRALKALVKLQALVKGHIVRKQTADMLRRMQTLVRLQARARASRSSHVPPSPHSLHARCVSEAEYSKVIAMDHHRSLWNAPQYSEDNDKILEVDTWKPHFASYYHKESSPSKRGSLPTSPQVRSRPGSSSGGGSRRRTPFTPTRSEYEYYSGYYPNYMANTESYRAKVRSQSAPRQRLHELSSESGGYKRSVQGQYYYYTAAAERSFDQRSYLGSDPNLFLVVEGMCKSDTDTQSTDSDQSLLRNFLLTRSYGTDLVPTG from the exons ATGGGTTTCTTCAGACGTCTTTTCGGGAGCAAGAAGCAGGAGAAAACAACACATACGAAGAACAAGAGTAAAAAATGGAGCTTCACCACCAGATCCTCGAATCCGACGTCGTCTTCTCATCCAAGCAAGAGACGCACCGATGAAGAAATCCTGGACGCCGACAAGCATGCGATAGCCGTCGCAGCTGCCACCGCCGCGGTGGCTGAGGCGGCACTAGCGGCTGCTCACGCGGCGGCGGAGGTCGTGAGACTCACCGGAAGAGGAGGCGGTAGAACCTCGTCGGTAACTCAAGCTAATCGGAATAATCGCCGGTTGGCTCAAGAGTATGTTGCGGCGGGGAAGATTCAATCAGCTTTCCGTGGCTACTTG GCGAGGAGGGCGTTGAGAGCATTGAAGGCGTTAGTGAAGCTCCAAGCGTTAGTGAAAGGACACATAGTGAGGAAACAAACAGCCGATATGCTACGTCGGATGCAAACCCTTGTCAGACTCCAAGCTCGAGCAAGAGCATCTCGCTCTTCTCACGTTCCTCCCTCTCCACACTCTCTCCACGCACGATGCGTTTCAGAGGCTGAATACAGCAAAGTCATTGCCATGGACCACCACCGTTCTCTATGGAACGCACCGCAGTACAGCGAAGACAATGACAAGATCCTAGAAGTCGACACTTGGAAGCCTCACTTCGCTTCCTACTACCACAAGGAGTCGTCGCCAAGTAAAAGAGGATCTCTTCCCACAAGTCCACAAGTAAGGTCTAGACCAGGAAGCAGCAGTGGCGGCGGCTCGAGGAGAAGAACACCGTTCACGCCGACGAGAAGCGAGTACGAGTACTACTCTGGGTATTACCCTAACTACATGGCTAACACTGAGTCTTACAGAGCAAAAGTCCGGTCACAAAGTGCACCGAGACAGAGGCTTCACGAGTTGTCTTCAGAGAGTGGCGGCTACAAGAGGTCAGTTCAGGGACAGTATTACTACTACACAGCTGCTGCAGAACGATCGTTTGATCAGCGTTCATATCTCGGCTCTGATCCTAATTTGTTTTTAGTAGTTGAAGGAATGTGTAAATCAGATACCGACACACAAAGTACAGACAGTGATCAATCTCTGTTACGTAATTTTCTTCTGACTAGATCCTACGGTACAGATCTTGTACCAACAGGCTAG